Within the Halococcus salifodinae DSM 8989 genome, the region ACGGGATGGACAGCGAGCGCGCCGCCCAGCGGCTGCGCGAGCACTTCCCCGAGAAGGACGTCCGGCTCGCCGAGACGCCCGCCGAGGAGCGCGAACTCATCGAGTCCGCGCCCGTCGCGACCGGTCTCAGAATCGACCCGGAAGTGCTCTCGAAGGCGGACTCGCTGCGGCTGTTCGCCTCGGCTTCGGCGGGCGTCGGCCACCTCCCCCTGGAGGAACTCGCGGACCGCGACGTCGCCGTGACGAACGCCTCTGGCGTCCACGCGCCGAACATGGCCGAACACGTGCTCGGGAACATCCTCGTGTTCGCGCGGGATCTCCACGAGGGGTGGCGCCGCCAATCGAACAACGAGTGGCGGCACTTCCGCGGCGGCGAACTCAACGGGAGCACGGTCACCGTCGTCGGGATGGGCCCGATCGGCGAGCGCACGCTGGAGCTGCTCGCGCCCTTCGACGTCGAGCGCGTCGGCGTCCGGTACACGCCCGAGAAGGGCGGCCCGGCCGAGGAGGTCCTCGGC harbors:
- a CDS encoding D-2-hydroxyacid dehydrogenase, which encodes MTATDPDVVVLRGTAHGMDSERAAQRLREHFPEKDVRLAETPAEERELIESAPVATGLRIDPEVLSKADSLRLFASASAGVGHLPLEELADRDVAVTNASGVHAPNMAEHVLGNILVFARDLHEGWRRQSNNEWRHFRGGELNGSTVTVVGMGPIGERTLELLAPFDVERVGVRYTPEKGGPAEEVLGYDDDLHDVFARSEYVVLACPLTDTTEGLLDEQVFRTLPPEAVVVNVARGPVVETDALVAALRGNKIRGAALDVTDPEPLPADHALWDLENVLVTPHNSGGTDEYWERHADILAGNLERIEETGSYAGLENQVVTPGE